The Papaver somniferum cultivar HN1 chromosome 3, ASM357369v1, whole genome shotgun sequence genome includes a region encoding these proteins:
- the LOC113355601 gene encoding monothiol glutaredoxin-S3-like — MERVTRLVSQRAVVIFSKSTCCMSHTIKTLFYDLGVNPTVHELDEEPRAGKEIEKALTRLGCSPSVPAVFIGGELVGGANEVMTLHLSSSLVPLLKQAGAIWL, encoded by the coding sequence ATGGAGAGAGTAACAAGATTGGTATCACAAAGAGCAGTAGTGATCTTTAGCAAGAGTACGTGCTGTATGAGTCACACTATCAAGACCCTTTTCTATGATCTTGGTGTAAACCCAACAGTTCATGAACTCGACGAAGAACCCAGAGCAGGAAAAGAAATCGAGAAAGCACTTACAAGGTTGGGATGTAGTCCTTCGGTACCTGCTGTATTCATCGGTGGTGAGCTAGTTGGTGGAGCTAATGAAGTTATGACTCTTCATCTCAGTAGCTCTCTCGTTCCATTGCTAAAGCAAGCAGGAGCTATCTGGCTTTGA